The Phycisphaerae bacterium nucleotide sequence TACGCCCGCCAATGGCCCGCGACCTCCCAGGGTCCCGGTACGGACGAGGTCGCACCGGCCGTTCGACCCGTCGAACTCCGTGCGCGTCCTGAAGCCAGAGTCGCGGCAGCCAATGCGAGATCCGGCGGCGGCGCCACTTCCTCACACAGCGACTCCGCGTGCTCATCTAGAAAGTGGGTATGCAGTCGACCGGCAACATGGGCCGGATGCGTCACGACGCGGTGCAGGAACTCGATGTTGGTGGTCACACCCAGGACGACATATCGCCGCAACGCCGAAGCAATTCGCGATATCGCCTCGTCGCGTGAGCGGGCCCAGGCCACGAGCTTGGCCAGCATCGGGTCGTAATGAACCGTCACCTCCGAACCCGCCCGCACACCGCTGTCAACGCGAATGCCCGGACCCGTCGGCTCCACATAGTGCTCGATTCGGCCGGTGGAAGGCATGAATTGACGCGACGCATCTTCCGCATAAATACGGCATTCGATCGCATGACCGGTCTGTGTCAGATCATCCTGCGCAAAGGGCAGCCGTCCGCCCGAAGCAACCATGATCTGCGCCCGAACCAGGTCATGCTCGACAACCATCTCCGTGACGGGATGCTCGACCTGCAATCGCGTGTTCACCTCAAGAAAATAAAACGAGCCGGATTCATCCAGAATAAACTCCACGGTGCCGGCATTGACATAGCCGATCGCCTTCGCGGCCCGCACAGCGGCCTCTCCCATCGTTGCGCGCAACGTGTCCGAGAGTGCGGGCGAAGGAGATTCCTCGACGATTTTCTGATGCCGCCGCTGAATGCTGCATTCGCGGTCGAAAAGATGCACGACATTGCCGTGCGAGTCGCCGAAGATCTGAAACTCGATATGCCGGGGCCGTGTCACGTACTTTTCCATGAAGACTCGCGCATCGCCGAACGCGGAGTCGGCCTCCCGCCGCGCAGCATCGATGGATGACTGCAATTCGGCCTCACTGCGCACCACCCGCATGCCTTTGCCGCCACCGCCCGCCGCAGCCTTGATCAATACGGGATACCCGATGCGCGATGCAATCGACTTCAACTCGCCGAGCGTCACATCCGCGGCACCTGACCAGCCTGGCACGACTGGAACGCCGGCCGCACTGAACCGTTCCTTGGCGATGATCTTGTCGCCCATATCGCGAATGACGGATGGAGAAGGCCCGATGAACACGATTCCCGCATCGGCACAAGCCTGCGCGAAATCCTCGTTCTCCGAGAGAAAACCGAATCCGGGATGAATTGCGTCCACATGATGCTTCTTCGCGATGTCAATGATCTTGTCGATGCGAAGGTACGTCTCCGCCGACGCGGCGCCCTCCAGCGGGTACGCCTCATCCGCGCGGGTCACATGCACGCCGTGCCGATCCGGTTCGGAAAACACTGCCACCGCGGCGATTCCCATTTCCTGCACGGTTTGCGCCACGCGAACCGCAATCTCGCCGCGATTAGCGATTAGAATTTTCTTGAACATGAATCCCCTGCGTTCCGGTCGGCTCGAGACCGACACAGCCTCCTGAATTGTCCGATGGGCGCCGCGGTCAGCACGCAATTCAGATTTCGCGATCGCCAGCCGGGCGATTGAAGAGCGATCAATTGACGGAACCTGTGTGTCGAGACGCCCGACCCATCATGCCTCGACTGTCCAGCCCGGCTTGCGCTTTTCGAGAAACGCCTTCAGACCGTCCTGCCCTTCGCTGGACACGCGACGCCGCGAAATGCGCTTGACCGTCAATCGCTGCTTGCCGTCCCAGCTCTTCTTCTCCTGCACCGCCGCAAGCACACGCTTGCACTCTGCCAGCGCTTCCGGGCCGTTGCCCATCAGCGTCCTTGCCGTTTCGTCGATCCAAGCGTCCAGGCCGGACTCGTCCTCCGCCACGTGCGACACCAGTCCCAGCCGATGCGCGTCACCCGCGTCAAACTTCTCCGCGGTCAGCGCATATCGCCTCATGGGCCCCGGCCCCATCTTCTCCATCACATACGGCGAAATCACCGCCGGCAGAATGCCGAGCTTCACCTCGCTCAGGCTGAAAACCACGCCGCGTACTGCCGCGGCGATGTCACATGCCGCAACCAGTCCGACACCGCCGCCGATCGCCGCACCGTGAACGCGGGCAATCACCGGCTTCGGGCATTCGCGAATCGCTCGCAGCATTTCCGCCATCGCCGTGGCATCTGCGACGTTTTCGTCGAACGAATAATCCACCATGCGCTTCATCCAGTGCACATCAGCGCCGGCACAGAAGCTGCGGCCTTCGCCACGCAGCACCACCACGCGCACATCCACGTTGTCACCACTGTCACGCATCGCCGCCGTCAACTCATCAATGACCACCTCGTTGAATGCATTGTGCAGTTCAGGACGATCAATCGTGACTATTGCGATTCGGCCTGCCAGGCTCGTCTTCACAAATTCAGGCATGGTATCCGCCTCCTCGCCTCATCTTAGCACCAGAGCGCCCAATGATGAATACGCAGCCCGCGCGACGGCTCATCGCCCCAACTCGCAACAGGAACGCGCTCCGGGAGCACAAAAGCAGCTCGAATCGATCGACACATCCGCGCGCGACCAGGCCTTCGCAAAGCGGGCCTCGACGTCTGCGGCCTCAGCCGTTTTCCCTTGCGCCTTCAGGCAAACCGCCAGACCGTGCAGCGACCAGCCGTTCTCCGGCCAGATCTTCAGATCCTCGCGGTAAACCTGCTCGGCCTGGGCATATTGCTTCTCAGCCGTCAGAAATGCGCCAAGCGCATGACGCACCGGCTGAATCCATTCCGGCGGTTCCATATAAAGAAGATCATCCTCAATCGCTACCGCTTCGCGAAGCACCGCGAACGCTTCATCCAGCTTCCGCTCGCGATAGAGAATCTCCCCTTCCAGGAATTTATCCGCAATCTGAAGCACTTTCTCCGCAGGATTGATACCCGTCAGCGCGCCGGCCGGAACCTTCTTCACAGCCGCACGCATCGCCTTCTGCTCATTTCTTGCGGAAGCCACACTTCCTTTCGCGGCGTGCGCCACGCCACGGGTGAAGTGATACATCACCATTGATATCGGCAGGCGGCCTCGCGGCTTCGGCTCGCGCAGGATGTCATCCCATCGTCCAAAGCGCTTTTGCACGTCAAACACAATCGACATGAACGGGTCCGCGAAGGCGCCCTGATCGCGAATGAACTCGGGCGGAATGGAATCGATCATCTCTCGCGCGGCCTTGATGGCCAGGGCATATCGCCCCTCCATCATCGATGAAAACGCAAGAAAGTGGCGATTGTGTGCCATGTAAACACTATAGAAGCCCTGCTTCGGAGAAATACGGCGATACCGTTCATCGGCGGCAATGGCCCGTTCGTTCGTGTCCGAAGCCTTCGCCCACTCACCGACCTGGACGTCGATATGCGACGGCATATGAACGAGGTGCCCCGAAATCGGCACCAGATCGCGCAGCCGGTCCGCTGAAGCGATTCCGCGCTCCGGATTCGGCGACGCTTCGACGGCGTGAATGTAGAGATGGTTGGCGCCCGGATGATTCGGATTGATGCGCAGCGCATGCTCCAGAACCGCGATGATCTCTTCGGTCCGCCCCTTCGGCGAACCATCCTTGGCCCACAGATCCCACGGCTGCAGATCCATCAGTGACTCAGCGTAGAGGGTGCCGACATCCGCGTCATTCACATCCAGCTCATACACCTCCTTCATCGCCGATGCGTAGGCTTCATCGAGCGCGCGGCGATCATCAGTGTGTTCCGGGGAATAGCGCGCTGCGACCGCCTTGATGAGCTGCGCCTCGGGGTACGACACGCGGTCGATCAGCGCCAACGCCTTCTGTGCGGCCTGCCAGGCCGCCGTCGATCGGTCGGGCATCATGACAGGATTGTTGATGTGCGGCCCGTTGCACAGTGCGATTCCCCAGTAGGCCATGGCGCAATTCGGATCGAGCCGGGCGGCCTCCGTGAAAGATCGGATCGCCTCGTCATGGTTGAAGGCAAACGCCCAGGTGAGGCCTTGATTAAAATACAACTTGGCCTCGTCCACATCGGTCTGAACCCATCGCGCGTAATGGCCGATGTCTTCAAAGAGCGGAGGCGGCCCGGATGATTCACGCAGGGACTCGCGCGAAGTCGAGCATCCGGTCCAGATCACCACGGAAACAACAGAAACGACAGTGCAAAGTCTCATCAACAATCCTCCAACAGCGGAATTCCCTGCAGGCCGAACGCCCACATGATATCTCGTCTTCTGTCTCATGCGATAAACGGGGGCCAAACTCACGAAGATTCTGGACGCCCTCCGGCGACGGCGGCGCCTCTGTCAGGATCGGGTGCATTTGATTAGACTCCGAAACGTATTTAAAGCCGACTCCCTCCCGGGAGCGAATCCGAAACTGGTTGGAAGTGTGAGCTATGGGTAAAGATGCGGCAAAGATGGAAAAGATCGTCGCCCTCTGCAAGCGACGCGGTTTCATATTCCAGTCGTCGGAAATCTACGGCGGCATCAACGGCTTCTGGGATTACGGGCCGCTGGGCGTCGAACTGAAGCGAAACATCAAGGACGCCTGGTGGAACGATATGGTCCAGCACCCGCCGATCGGGCCGGACGGTAGAGAGATCAGCATGGTCGGCGTCGACTGCTCGATCATCATGAACCCGAAAGTCTGGGTCGCCAGCGGTCACGCGACTGGATTCGCCGATCCAATGGTGGATTGCAAAACCGAAGGCTGCAAGGGTCGTTTCCGAGCCGATCAGATCGCCGATGCCCAGTGTCCGCTCAAGCCGAGCAAGTGTCCGGGCAAGCATGACAAGTGCCAACTAACCGAGGCACGCCAATTCAATCTCATGTTCGAGAGCTACGCCGGCGCCATCCAGGACGAAGCGAACAAGGTCTGGCTTCGCCCCGAGACCGCCCAGGGCATCTTCGCCAATTTCAAAAATGTTCTCGACTCCACGCGCATCAAGATCCCCTTCGGCATCGCCCAGGTCGGCAAGGCCTTTCGCAACGAAATCAACCCGCGCAACTACACCTTCCGCTCACGCGAGTTCGAGCAGATGGAGATCGAATTCTTCTGCCACGACAAGGACAGCATGAAATGGTGGGAGTGGTGGCGCGACACGCGCATCAACTGGTACAAATCGCTGGGACTTGCCGGCGAGAATCTCAAGCCGCGCAACCAGGACGACAAGGAACTGGCCCACTACAGCAAGGCCTGC carries:
- a CDS encoding acetyl-CoA carboxylase biotin carboxylase subunit — encoded protein: MFKKILIANRGEIAVRVAQTVQEMGIAAVAVFSEPDRHGVHVTRADEAYPLEGAASAETYLRIDKIIDIAKKHHVDAIHPGFGFLSENEDFAQACADAGIVFIGPSPSVIRDMGDKIIAKERFSAAGVPVVPGWSGAADVTLGELKSIASRIGYPVLIKAAAGGGGKGMRVVRSEAELQSSIDAARREADSAFGDARVFMEKYVTRPRHIEFQIFGDSHGNVVHLFDRECSIQRRHQKIVEESPSPALSDTLRATMGEAAVRAAKAIGYVNAGTVEFILDESGSFYFLEVNTRLQVEHPVTEMVVEHDLVRAQIMVASGGRLPFAQDDLTQTGHAIECRIYAEDASRQFMPSTGRIEHYVEPTGPGIRVDSGVRAGSEVTVHYDPMLAKLVAWARSRDEAISRIASALRRYVVLGVTTNIEFLHRVVTHPAHVAGRLHTHFLDEHAESLCEEVAPPPDLALAAATLASGRARSSTGRTAGATSSVPGPWEVAGHWRA
- a CDS encoding glycine--tRNA ligase, producing MEKIVALCKRRGFIFQSSEIYGGINGFWDYGPLGVELKRNIKDAWWNDMVQHPPIGPDGREISMVGVDCSIIMNPKVWVASGHATGFADPMVDCKTEGCKGRFRADQIADAQCPLKPSKCPGKHDKCQLTEARQFNLMFESYAGAIQDEANKVWLRPETAQGIFANFKNVLDSTRIKIPFGIAQVGKAFRNEINPRNYTFRSREFEQMEIEFFCHDKDSMKWWEWWRDTRINWYKSLGLAGENLKPRNQDDKELAHYSKACTDIEYYFPFADEPQELEGVAHRGCFDLTQHQQHSGKDMSYFDDETKERFLPTVIEPSAGADRSTLAFICEAYTVDESRPSPELMKFHPRLAPIKAAVFPLVNKDGLPEIAEPLYREIRKRWPAQYDGKQSIGKRYARMDEAGTPFCFTIDGQTKEDGTVTVRDRDTGGQQRISKDKVVDFLSDRLNAR
- a CDS encoding enoyl-CoA hydratase/isomerase family protein, which gives rise to MPEFVKTSLAGRIAIVTIDRPELHNAFNEVVIDELTAAMRDSGDNVDVRVVVLRGEGRSFCAGADVHWMKRMVDYSFDENVADATAMAEMLRAIRECPKPVIARVHGAAIGGGVGLVAACDIAAAVRGVVFSLSEVKLGILPAVISPYVMEKMGPGPMRRYALTAEKFDAGDAHRLGLVSHVAEDESGLDAWIDETARTLMGNGPEALAECKRVLAAVQEKKSWDGKQRLTVKRISRRRVSSEGQDGLKAFLEKRKPGWTVEA